The Burkholderia cepacia genome includes a region encoding these proteins:
- the ruvA gene encoding Holliday junction branch migration protein RuvA, whose product MIGRIAGILLEKNPPHLLVDCNGVGYEIDVPMSTFYNLPQTGERVVLLTQQIVREDAHLLYGFLTPQERTTFRELLKITGIGARMALAVLSGMSVQELAQAVTMQDAARLTRLPGIGKKTAERLLLELKGKLGADLGALAGAASPSDHATDILNALLALGYSEKEGLAAIKNVPAGTGVSEGIKLALKALSKA is encoded by the coding sequence ATGATCGGTCGCATCGCCGGCATCCTGCTCGAAAAGAACCCGCCTCACCTGCTCGTCGACTGCAACGGCGTCGGCTACGAAATCGACGTGCCGATGAGCACCTTCTACAACCTGCCGCAAACGGGCGAGCGCGTCGTGCTGCTCACCCAGCAAATCGTCCGCGAGGACGCGCACCTGCTGTACGGCTTCCTGACGCCTCAGGAGCGCACGACCTTCCGCGAACTGCTGAAGATCACCGGCATCGGCGCGCGCATGGCGCTCGCCGTGCTGTCCGGCATGAGCGTGCAGGAGCTCGCGCAGGCCGTGACGATGCAGGACGCCGCACGCCTCACGCGCCTGCCCGGCATCGGCAAGAAGACGGCCGAGCGCCTGCTGCTCGAACTGAAGGGCAAGCTCGGCGCCGATCTCGGCGCGCTCGCCGGCGCCGCGTCGCCGTCCGACCATGCAACCGACATCCTCAACGCGCTGCTTGCGCTGGGCTATTCCGAAAAGGAAGGCCTGGCCGCGATCAAGAACGTGCCGGCCGGCACCGGTGTATCCGAAGGCATCAAGCTCGCGCTGAAGGCGCTGTCGAAGGCGTAA
- the ruvC gene encoding crossover junction endodeoxyribonuclease RuvC, which produces MRILGIDPGLRVTGFGIIDVSGHRLAYVASGVIRTPTADLATRLGTIFQGVSTIVREHAPDQAAIEKVFVNVNPQSTLLLGQARGAAICGLVAGGLPVAEYTALQLKQAVVGYGRATKTQMQEMVTRLLNLSGQPGSDAADALGMAICHAHGGDTLSTLGGLAPALAKKGLRVRRGRLVG; this is translated from the coding sequence ATGCGAATTCTCGGCATCGACCCCGGCCTGCGCGTCACCGGTTTCGGCATCATCGACGTCAGCGGCCACCGGCTCGCCTATGTCGCGAGCGGTGTGATCCGCACGCCGACCGCCGACCTGGCCACCCGGCTCGGCACGATCTTCCAGGGCGTCTCGACCATCGTGCGCGAGCACGCACCCGACCAGGCCGCGATCGAAAAGGTGTTCGTCAACGTGAACCCGCAGTCGACGCTGCTGCTCGGCCAGGCGCGCGGCGCCGCGATCTGCGGCCTCGTCGCGGGCGGCCTGCCCGTCGCCGAATACACGGCGCTGCAGCTCAAGCAGGCCGTGGTCGGCTACGGCCGCGCGACCAAGACGCAGATGCAGGAAATGGTCACGCGGCTGCTCAATCTCTCCGGACAGCCGGGCTCCGACGCGGCCGACGCGCTCGGCATGGCGATCTGCCACGCGCACGGCGGCGACACGCTCAGCACGCTCGGCGGCCTCGCGCCGGCGCTCGCGAAGAAAGGGCTGCGCGTACGGCGCGGGCGGCTGGTCGGCTGA
- the purH gene encoding bifunctional phosphoribosylaminoimidazolecarboxamide formyltransferase/IMP cyclohydrolase, translating to MIKQALISVSDKTGIVDFAKSLSDLGVKLLSTGGTAKLLADAGLPVTEVADYTGFPEMLDGRVKTLHPKVHGGILARRDLPEHMQALEQHGIPTIDLLVVNLYPFVATIAKDDCTLADAIENIDIGGPTMLRSAAKNHRDVTVVVDPADYAVVLDEMKANGNAVGYATNFRLATKVFAHTAQYDGAITNYLTSLTDELKHASRSAYPATLNMAFDKVQDLRYGENPHQSAAFYRDLATPAGALANYRQLQGKELSYNNIADSDAAWECVKTFDAPACVIIKHANPCGVAVGNDSADAYAKAFQTDPTSAFGGIIAFNREVDEAAAQAVAKQFVEVLIAPSFTDAAKQVFAAKQNVRLLEIALGDGHNAFDLKRVGGGLLVQSLDSKNVQPSELRVVTKRQPTAKEMDDLLFAWRVAKYVKSNAIVFCGNGMTLGVGAGQMSRVDSARIASIKAQNAGLTLAGSAVASDAFFPFRDGLDVVVAAGATCVIQPGGSMRDDEVIAAADEHGIAMILTGVRHFRH from the coding sequence ATGATCAAGCAAGCGCTCATTTCCGTTTCCGACAAGACCGGCATCGTCGACTTCGCGAAGTCGCTGTCCGACCTCGGCGTCAAGCTGCTGTCGACGGGCGGCACCGCGAAACTCCTCGCCGACGCCGGCCTGCCCGTCACCGAAGTGGCCGATTACACGGGCTTCCCGGAAATGCTCGATGGGCGCGTGAAGACGCTCCACCCGAAGGTGCACGGCGGCATCCTCGCCCGCCGCGACCTGCCCGAGCACATGCAGGCGCTGGAACAGCACGGCATCCCGACGATCGACCTGCTCGTCGTGAACCTGTATCCGTTCGTCGCGACGATCGCGAAGGACGACTGCACGCTCGCCGACGCGATCGAGAACATCGACATCGGCGGCCCGACGATGCTGCGCTCGGCCGCGAAGAACCATCGCGACGTGACCGTCGTCGTCGATCCGGCCGACTACGCGGTCGTGCTCGACGAAATGAAGGCGAACGGCAACGCGGTGGGCTACGCGACCAACTTCCGCCTCGCGACGAAGGTGTTCGCGCACACCGCGCAATACGACGGCGCGATCACGAACTACCTGACGAGCCTGACCGACGAGCTGAAGCACGCCTCGCGCAGCGCGTACCCGGCGACGCTGAACATGGCGTTCGACAAGGTGCAGGACCTGCGCTACGGCGAGAACCCGCACCAGAGCGCCGCGTTCTACCGTGACCTCGCGACGCCGGCCGGCGCGCTGGCGAACTACCGCCAGCTGCAGGGCAAGGAACTGTCGTACAACAACATCGCGGATTCCGACGCGGCATGGGAATGCGTGAAGACGTTCGACGCGCCCGCCTGCGTGATCATCAAGCATGCGAACCCGTGCGGCGTCGCGGTCGGCAACGATTCGGCCGACGCGTACGCGAAGGCGTTCCAGACGGATCCGACGTCGGCCTTCGGCGGCATCATCGCGTTCAACCGCGAAGTCGACGAAGCGGCCGCGCAGGCGGTGGCCAAGCAGTTCGTCGAAGTGCTGATCGCGCCGTCGTTCACGGACGCCGCGAAGCAGGTGTTCGCCGCGAAGCAGAACGTGCGCCTGCTCGAGATCGCGCTGGGCGACGGCCACAACGCATTCGACCTGAAGCGCGTGGGCGGCGGCCTGCTCGTGCAGTCGCTCGATTCGAAGAACGTGCAGCCGAGCGAGCTGCGCGTCGTCACGAAGCGCCAGCCGACCGCGAAGGAAATGGACGACCTGCTGTTCGCGTGGCGCGTCGCGAAGTACGTGAAGTCGAATGCGATCGTGTTCTGCGGCAACGGCATGACGCTCGGCGTCGGTGCGGGCCAGATGAGCCGCGTCGATTCCGCGCGCATCGCAAGCATCAAGGCGCAGAACGCGGGCCTGACGCTGGCCGGTTCGGCCGTCGCGTCGGATGCGTTCTTCCCGTTCCGCGACGGCCTCGACGTCGTCGTGGCGGCCGGCGCGACCTGCGTGATCCAGCCGGGCGGCTCGATGCGCGACGACGAAGTGATCGCCGCAGCCGACGAGCACGGCATCGCGATGATCCTGACGGGCGTGCGTCACTTCCGTCACTGA
- a CDS encoding Fis family transcriptional regulator, whose product MSKHNIEQCVRESLDVYFRDLDGSNPHDVYEMVMSCVEKPMLEVVLVQAGGNQSLAAEYLGINRNTLRKKLQQHGLL is encoded by the coding sequence ATGAGCAAGCACAACATCGAACAATGTGTCCGCGAGAGCCTGGACGTGTATTTCCGGGATCTAGACGGCTCCAATCCGCACGACGTCTATGAAATGGTGATGTCCTGCGTCGAAAAGCCGATGCTCGAGGTCGTGCTCGTACAGGCAGGCGGCAACCAGTCGCTCGCCGCGGAGTACCTCGGCATCAATCGCAATACGCTGCGCAAGAAGCTGCAGCAGCACGGCCTGCTGTAG
- the dusB gene encoding tRNA dihydrouridine synthase DusB, with product MPVIGPHVLRNNLFVAPMAGVTDRPFRQLCKRMGAGYAVSEMVASNAQLWKSAKTMRRANHEGEVEPIAVQIAGADPAMMAEAARYNVDNGAQIIDINMGCPAKKVCNVAAGSALLQNEPLVQRIVEAVVAAVGTGPDAVPVTLKIRTGWDREHKNASTVARLAEAAGISMLTVHGRTRADLYRGDAEYDTIAAVKAAVRIPVVANGDITSPAKAKAVLDATGADALMIGRAAQGRPWLFREIDHFLQTGELLPPPRIDEIQHVMNEHLEDHYAFYGEFTGVRTARKHIGWYTRGLSGANGFRHRMNTLDSTREQLAAVNAFFEAQKALSDHLVYVDDEEENGQGESDDHNQLAA from the coding sequence ATGCCCGTTATCGGCCCTCACGTTTTGCGTAACAACCTGTTCGTCGCCCCGATGGCCGGCGTGACGGATCGTCCGTTCCGCCAGCTCTGCAAGCGGATGGGGGCCGGTTACGCCGTGTCCGAGATGGTCGCGTCCAACGCGCAGCTGTGGAAAAGCGCGAAGACGATGCGGCGCGCGAACCACGAAGGCGAAGTGGAGCCGATCGCGGTCCAGATCGCGGGCGCCGATCCGGCGATGATGGCCGAAGCGGCCCGCTACAACGTCGACAACGGCGCGCAGATCATCGACATCAACATGGGCTGCCCGGCGAAGAAGGTCTGCAACGTCGCCGCCGGCTCCGCGCTGCTGCAGAACGAGCCGCTCGTGCAGCGCATCGTCGAGGCGGTCGTCGCGGCGGTCGGCACGGGGCCCGATGCGGTGCCCGTCACGCTGAAGATCCGCACGGGCTGGGATCGCGAGCACAAGAACGCGAGCACGGTCGCGCGCCTGGCCGAAGCCGCCGGCATTTCGATGCTCACCGTGCACGGCCGCACGCGCGCCGACCTGTACCGCGGCGACGCCGAATACGACACCATCGCGGCCGTGAAGGCGGCGGTGCGGATTCCGGTGGTCGCGAACGGCGACATCACGTCGCCCGCGAAGGCGAAGGCCGTGCTCGACGCAACCGGCGCCGATGCCCTGATGATCGGTCGTGCCGCGCAAGGTCGGCCCTGGCTGTTCCGCGAAATCGACCATTTCCTGCAAACCGGCGAGCTGCTGCCCCCGCCGCGGATCGACGAGATCCAGCACGTGATGAACGAACACCTGGAAGACCACTACGCCTTCTACGGTGAATTCACGGGAGTCCGTACTGCGCGCAAGCACATCGGCTGGTACACTCGCGGCCTTTCCGGTGCCAACGGGTTCCGGCACAGGATGAACACGCTCGATTCCACCCGCGAGCAGCTCGCCGCCGTCAACGCATTCTTCGAGGCGCAAAAGGCGCTGTCGGACCACCTCGTCTACGTCGACGACGAAGAGGAAAACGGCCAGGGCGAGTCGGACGACCATAACCAGTTAGCAGCATGA
- a CDS encoding UbiH/UbiF/VisC/COQ6 family ubiquinone biosynthesis hydroxylase — translation MTTASSPATPDYDLAIVGAGPVGLALAGWLARRSATQHASIALIDAREPAASANDPRAIAVSHGSRVLLDTLAWPADATPIEHIHVSQRGHFGRTLIDRDEHDVAALGYVVRFGSLVQALAGAVRGTRVDWLTSTTARAPQQDADGVTLTLDGPQGERTLRARIVINAEGGLFHEQRADTGKHRRDYGQTALVGTVTVSAPRPNVAWERFTHEGPLALLPLGGPRQAEYALVWCCTPGEAARRAALPDDAFLRELGSAFGERMGDFVAIAGRASFPLGLSAAQTLVNGRVAIVGNAAQTLHPVAGQGLNLGLRDAHTLVDTLSTQGFEATALATFNARRALDRRFTIGATDTLARLFTIDSGPLPLLRGAALTALEFVPPLKKVIARQMMFGQRR, via the coding sequence ATGACGACCGCCTCCTCCCCGGCCACGCCGGACTACGATCTCGCCATCGTCGGCGCAGGCCCAGTCGGGCTCGCGCTCGCCGGCTGGCTCGCGCGCCGCAGCGCCACGCAGCACGCATCGATCGCGCTGATCGATGCGCGTGAACCGGCCGCAAGCGCGAACGATCCGCGCGCGATCGCCGTGTCGCACGGCAGCCGCGTGCTGCTCGACACGCTCGCGTGGCCCGCCGACGCGACGCCGATCGAACACATCCACGTATCGCAGCGCGGCCATTTCGGCCGCACGCTGATCGACCGCGACGAACACGACGTCGCCGCGCTCGGTTATGTCGTGCGCTTCGGCTCGCTCGTGCAGGCGCTCGCGGGCGCCGTGCGCGGCACCCGCGTCGACTGGCTCACGTCGACCACCGCGCGCGCGCCGCAGCAGGATGCCGACGGCGTCACGCTGACGCTCGACGGCCCGCAAGGCGAGCGCACGCTGCGCGCACGCATCGTCATCAACGCCGAAGGCGGGCTGTTCCACGAACAGCGGGCCGATACCGGCAAGCATCGCCGCGACTACGGCCAGACCGCGCTCGTCGGCACGGTCACGGTATCGGCGCCGCGCCCGAACGTCGCATGGGAACGCTTCACGCACGAAGGCCCGCTCGCGCTGCTGCCGCTCGGCGGGCCGCGCCAGGCCGAATACGCGCTCGTGTGGTGCTGCACGCCCGGCGAAGCGGCGCGACGCGCCGCACTGCCCGACGACGCGTTCCTGCGCGAGCTCGGCAGCGCGTTCGGCGAACGCATGGGCGACTTCGTCGCGATCGCGGGCCGCGCGTCGTTCCCGCTCGGCCTGAGCGCCGCGCAGACGCTCGTCAACGGCCGCGTCGCGATCGTCGGCAACGCCGCGCAAACCCTGCACCCCGTCGCGGGCCAGGGGCTCAACCTCGGGCTGCGCGATGCGCATACGCTCGTCGACACGCTGTCCACGCAAGGCTTCGAAGCGACCGCGCTCGCCACCTTCAACGCGCGCCGCGCACTCGACCGGCGCTTCACGATCGGCGCGACCGACACGCTGGCACGCCTGTTCACGATCGACTCGGGCCCGCTCCCGCTGCTGCGCGGCGCCGCGCTCACCGCGCTCGAGTTCGTGCCGCCGCTCAAGAAGGTGATCGCGCGCCAGATGATGTTCGGCCAGCGCCGCTGA